The proteins below are encoded in one region of Coffea arabica cultivar ET-39 chromosome 4c, Coffea Arabica ET-39 HiFi, whole genome shotgun sequence:
- the LOC140004834 gene encoding secreted RxLR effector protein 161-like, with translation MAKVPYANAVGSLMYAMVCTRPNISQAVSVINRFMHDLGKSHSQAVKWILWYIQNTVDVGLVFEQDKSLGHCIVGYCDSDYAGDLDKRRSTTGYLFTFVKALVSWKSTLQLTVALSTTEAEYMAITEAVKESIWLQGLFEDLEVCQKHIDVFCDSQNAIHLVKSQVLHAKMKHIDVCYHFVREILKKEEIFLHEIRTTENPANMMTKVFIRAKFEHCLNLVNLLHI, from the coding sequence ATGGCGAAAGTTCCGTATGCTAATGCAGTTGGTAGCTTGATGTATGCCATGGTGTGTACGAGACCCAACATTTCACAGGCAGTTAGTGTAATAAATAGGTTTATGCATGATCTTGGCAAGAGTCATTCGCAAGCTGTGAAATGGATTCTATGGTATATCCAAAATACCGTAGATGTTGGATTAGTTTTTGAGCAGGATAAATCACTTGGTCATTGTATAGTTGGATATTGTGATTCTGACTATGCAGGTGATTTGGATAAGCGACGTTCTACAACTGGCTACTTGTTCACATTTGTTAAGGCGCTAGTTAGTTGGAAGTCTACTTTGCAATTAACGGTGGCTTTGTCTACAACAGAGGCAGAGTATATGGCGATTACAGAAGCTGTGAAGGAGTCAATTTGGCTTCAAGGATTGTTTGAAGATTTGGAAGTTTGTCAAAAACACATTGACGTGTTTTGTGATAGCCAGAATGCTATTCACTTAGTAAAGAGCCAGGTCTTGCACGCAAAAATGAAGCACATTGATGTTTGCTATCACTTTGTGCGGGAAATTCTCAAAAAAGAGGAGATTTTTCTCCATGAGATTCGGACTACTGAGAATCCTGCAAATATGATGACCAAGGTGTTTATAAGAGCCAAGTTTGAACATTGTCTAAACTTGGTTAATCTCTTGCACATTTGA